In one Thermococcus sp. 2319x1 genomic region, the following are encoded:
- a CDS encoding MFS transporter yields the protein MKRWKSVVLDTLVMTAGFGTLSMMSVAKPDIVSHFGISAEAYDLQHVAYVFGLFIAFLLGHTRLYEGSFKRSVAIALSFAAIPQALIPYVGNWYLVVFLRFIQGFVVSLVPLFSTQIANYFVAERPFAKGIILSGIFWGGVFGSMSAKYLVSAFEWKTAFLITVAIMYAVLLIWWLFTEDFEIIHKKEGEEEVNIWKMKFTWVLGFTFFPALWVIFTIAGFSSSLGYEAGWSKNQVATLSTNLNISKALWSIIMGFVGFQLSKKNPSPRGLFKAIVQVMILSYAVAFVGLTVYSKAMTEGNYSLALASVWLIGALQGTGPAFWTSAPATYPKSIYPRASFALGLISNSANAIAPSITEALARHSEALALAELTFMPILGILTLIAVSRMKLPVEEFGDGA from the coding sequence ATGAAACGCTGGAAATCCGTTGTATTGGACACACTGGTCATGACTGCAGGATTTGGAACTTTAAGCATGATGAGTGTTGCAAAGCCGGATATAGTTTCCCACTTCGGAATAAGTGCCGAGGCTTATGATCTCCAGCACGTGGCCTATGTATTCGGTCTCTTCATAGCGTTCCTGCTTGGACATACAAGGCTTTATGAGGGAAGCTTCAAGAGGAGTGTTGCTATAGCCCTCAGTTTTGCCGCAATACCCCAGGCTTTGATACCCTATGTTGGAAACTGGTATCTCGTTGTGTTCCTTAGGTTCATCCAGGGTTTTGTCGTGAGCTTAGTCCCGTTATTCAGCACCCAGATAGCCAATTACTTTGTCGCAGAAAGGCCGTTTGCTAAAGGTATTATCCTTTCAGGTATATTTTGGGGAGGCGTTTTTGGTTCAATGAGCGCCAAATATCTGGTAAGTGCCTTTGAGTGGAAAACGGCTTTCCTGATAACGGTTGCCATAATGTATGCGGTTCTTTTGATATGGTGGCTCTTTACGGAGGACTTTGAGATAATTCACAAAAAAGAAGGCGAAGAAGAGGTAAACATCTGGAAGATGAAGTTTACTTGGGTGCTTGGATTCACTTTCTTCCCAGCACTATGGGTTATCTTCACAATTGCTGGTTTCTCATCCTCTTTGGGATACGAAGCCGGTTGGAGCAAAAACCAAGTAGCCACTTTAAGCACAAACCTAAACATATCAAAAGCCCTTTGGTCAATAATTATGGGATTCGTTGGCTTCCAGCTTTCAAAGAAAAACCCAAGTCCAAGAGGCCTCTTTAAGGCCATTGTTCAGGTTATGATACTCTCCTATGCAGTGGCATTTGTTGGATTAACCGTTTATTCCAAGGCAATGACGGAGGGGAATTACTCATTGGCATTAGCTTCAGTATGGCTTATTGGTGCTCTTCAAGGTACAGGGCCGGCATTCTGGACCTCTGCACCTGCAACTTATCCGAAGAGCATTTATCCCCGGGCATCCTTTGCTTTGGGACTGATTTCCAACTCAGCAAATGCAATTGCCCCCTCTATAACGGAAGCCCTAGCAAGGCATAGTGAAGCATTAGCGCTCGCAGAGCTCACTTTTATGCCAATACTGGGGATATTGACTTTAATAGCAGTGTCGAGAATGAAATTGCCTGTGGAGGAATTTGGAGATGGGGCTTAA
- a CDS encoding TMEM165/GDT1 family protein, whose translation MKEILYVFAAIFLAELGDKTQLATIAFASRYGWLKAFLGAIFGLALVNLIGAVLGDKIGDALPLEVIHKGAGILFIVFGVLMLLGKL comes from the coding sequence GTGAAGGAGATCCTCTATGTCTTCGCTGCAATATTCCTTGCAGAATTGGGGGATAAAACTCAGCTGGCTACAATTGCATTTGCTTCCAGGTATGGCTGGCTTAAGGCGTTTTTAGGAGCAATTTTTGGTTTGGCATTGGTCAATTTGATTGGGGCAGTTTTAGGAGACAAAATAGGCGATGCATTGCCCCTTGAAGTTATTCACAAGGGAGCTGGCATTTTGTTCATTGTCTTTGGAGTACTGATGCTTCTTGGAAAGCTGTGA
- a CDS encoding aminotransferase class I/II-fold pyridoxal phosphate-dependent enzyme, which translates to MRYKKHKYFVAGRINLIQRSKIRELFERASKMENVISLGIGEPDFETPQNIKEAAKRALDEGWTHYTPNAGIPELREAVSDYYRDHYGVNVLPERVIVTAGAYEATYLAFETLLESGDEVIIPDPAFVCYVEDAKIADAKPIRLPLKEENGFQPDPDELLELITKRTRMIVVNYPNNPTGAVLDEEVAKAIADIAQDYNIYILSDEPYEHFLYDGAKHVPMIKYAPDNTVLANSFSKTFAMTGWRLGFTIAPEEIIKDMIKLHAYIIGNVASFVQVAGVAALKEEASWKAVEEMRKEYAERRKLVLEHLKEMPYIKALEPKGAFYIFANIKETGMKSEEFAEWLLEKARVVVIPGTAFGPNGEGYIRISYATSKEKLLEAMERIKKALEEL; encoded by the coding sequence ATGCGCTATAAAAAGCATAAATATTTCGTCGCAGGTCGTATAAATCTTATCCAGAGATCAAAGATTAGGGAGCTTTTTGAAAGGGCATCAAAGATGGAGAATGTCATCTCCCTCGGCATAGGCGAACCGGACTTTGAGACACCTCAAAATATAAAGGAAGCAGCAAAGAGAGCTCTCGACGAGGGATGGACTCACTATACGCCAAATGCTGGTATTCCAGAGCTTAGAGAGGCTGTTTCAGATTACTATAGGGACCACTACGGCGTGAATGTTTTACCAGAAAGGGTGATCGTAACGGCTGGGGCTTATGAAGCCACCTACCTTGCCTTCGAAACTCTGCTGGAAAGTGGTGATGAAGTGATAATCCCCGATCCAGCTTTTGTATGCTATGTTGAGGATGCGAAGATTGCAGATGCGAAGCCAATTAGACTGCCCTTGAAAGAAGAGAACGGCTTTCAACCTGATCCGGATGAGCTTCTTGAACTTATTACCAAGAGAACGAGGATGATCGTGGTTAACTATCCAAATAATCCCACTGGTGCAGTTTTGGATGAAGAAGTTGCAAAGGCTATAGCGGATATTGCTCAAGACTATAACATTTACATTCTTAGCGATGAACCATATGAGCACTTCCTATACGACGGGGCAAAGCATGTGCCAATGATAAAGTATGCCCCCGATAATACGGTCCTAGCAAACAGCTTTTCAAAGACTTTTGCAATGACCGGATGGCGCTTGGGATTTACAATAGCCCCGGAGGAGATAATAAAGGACATGATAAAACTTCACGCTTACATCATCGGAAACGTTGCCTCTTTTGTCCAGGTTGCTGGAGTTGCGGCGCTTAAAGAAGAGGCAAGCTGGAAAGCTGTGGAAGAGATGCGCAAGGAATATGCAGAGCGGAGAAAACTCGTTTTAGAGCATTTAAAGGAAATGCCCTATATAAAGGCACTCGAACCTAAGGGGGCATTTTACATCTTTGCCAACATAAAGGAAACCGGAATGAAAAGCGAAGAGTTTGCAGAATGGTTGCTGGAAAAGGCAAGAGTAGTTGTCATTCCGGGAACTGCCTTTGGACCAAATGGCGAAGGCTACATCAGAATAAGCTACGCAACAAGTAAGGAAAAGCTCTTAGAGGCCATGGAAAGAATAAAGAAGGCCCTCGAGGAGCTTTAA
- the cgi121 gene encoding KEOPS complex subunit Cgi121: protein MKVLNYGTIKIAIARILLENTGDIFEILPDNVQILNVKCWEQVVFSTILALKSFERKTNKAKTIKGEILLRASGTLQIKDAIKAVGAKKGENFIVVFSENAEKDLQEILPKIPAEEIPFNDCEKEEVKKLLEKAALVDVL, encoded by the coding sequence ATGAAGGTATTAAACTACGGCACAATTAAGATCGCGATTGCAAGGATTTTGCTCGAGAATACTGGAGATATTTTTGAAATTCTCCCAGATAATGTCCAGATATTGAACGTAAAATGTTGGGAACAAGTAGTTTTTTCTACTATATTGGCCCTAAAATCGTTTGAAAGAAAAACAAACAAAGCGAAAACTATCAAAGGGGAAATCCTTCTTAGGGCAAGTGGAACACTTCAGATCAAAGATGCCATTAAAGCTGTTGGAGCAAAAAAGGGTGAGAACTTCATAGTGGTATTTAGTGAGAATGCAGAAAAGGATCTCCAGGAGATACTTCCAAAGATACCCGCGGAAGAGATACCGTTCAACGACTGTGAAAAAGAGGAAGTAAAGAAACTCCTTGAAAAGGCTGCTTTGGTAGATGTTCTCTGA
- a CDS encoding ribbon-helix-helix domain-containing protein — translation MAKMRIISVQLPQGLINALDVLVKRGVYPNRSEAIREAIRELIKKELYTTEAGEKELPEYVVE, via the coding sequence ATGGCAAAGATGAGAATCATTAGTGTCCAGCTGCCGCAGGGGCTCATAAATGCTCTTGATGTCTTAGTCAAAAGAGGGGTGTATCCCAACAGAAGTGAAGCAATTCGGGAAGCTATCAGGGAACTCATAAAGAAGGAATTGTACACAACAGAGGCAGGAGAAAAGGAACTTCCAGAATACGTGGTTGAATAA
- the ftsZ gene encoding cell division protein FtsZ, with product MVFKLLEQAGIDLDMDDNGSKIQEALGDLETSKSLIKIAIIGVGGSGNNTITRLYELGVEGAELIAMNTDAQHLSRTKAHRKILLGKNITHGKGSGGNPRIGYLAAEASRDEIAEAVRDVDLVFITAGMGNGTGTGAAPVVARIIKEEARNSGRIQEPLVVSVVTYPFKNEGTRRLEKAKAGIQALLKYSDTVVIIENDKLLELVPKLPISAAFRFADEIIARMVKGITETIMLPSMVNIDFADVYSVMKNGGAALIGIGESDSNKRAVDAVNNALNNKMLEVEFGSGEAALVHFTVGPDVSLGEINDAMQIVHEKLGTKSEIKWGARIDKELGKVVRAMVIMTGVKSPHILSGDVNALTTEDNLIISNPITRRINKDSELENLFDEVSGKKKANVVINPEIERIIKGAVDYDLS from the coding sequence ATGGTGTTTAAACTGCTGGAACAAGCTGGTATTGATTTGGATATGGATGACAACGGTAGCAAAATACAAGAAGCCCTCGGTGATCTGGAAACTTCTAAATCTCTCATTAAGATAGCAATTATAGGTGTCGGAGGTTCTGGAAACAATACAATAACAAGACTGTATGAACTGGGGGTTGAAGGGGCAGAATTAATAGCCATGAACACCGATGCTCAACATCTTTCAAGAACCAAGGCTCACAGGAAAATTCTTCTCGGAAAGAATATTACTCACGGAAAGGGTTCTGGTGGAAATCCAAGAATTGGTTATTTAGCTGCAGAAGCCAGTAGAGATGAAATAGCGGAGGCAGTTAGAGACGTCGATCTCGTGTTCATAACCGCTGGTATGGGTAATGGAACAGGAACAGGAGCGGCACCCGTTGTTGCCAGAATTATAAAAGAGGAGGCAAGAAACTCCGGAAGAATTCAAGAGCCGCTTGTTGTGAGCGTTGTGACATATCCCTTCAAAAACGAGGGGACAAGGAGACTCGAAAAGGCAAAAGCAGGTATACAGGCCCTTTTAAAGTATTCAGACACTGTTGTGATAATAGAAAACGACAAACTTCTTGAATTGGTGCCAAAGCTCCCAATTTCAGCCGCATTTAGATTTGCCGATGAAATAATAGCGAGAATGGTTAAGGGTATAACAGAAACAATAATGCTCCCCTCCATGGTAAACATAGACTTTGCGGATGTGTACAGCGTCATGAAAAACGGTGGTGCTGCGTTAATTGGAATAGGTGAAAGTGATTCAAACAAGAGAGCCGTTGATGCCGTAAATAACGCCTTGAACAACAAAATGCTTGAAGTGGAGTTTGGAAGCGGGGAGGCTGCATTGGTGCACTTTACAGTTGGCCCAGACGTCAGCCTTGGAGAGATAAACGATGCCATGCAGATTGTACATGAAAAGCTCGGAACAAAGTCAGAGATAAAATGGGGAGCGAGAATTGACAAAGAGCTTGGAAAAGTCGTTAGGGCAATGGTAATAATGACGGGAGTAAAATCCCCTCACATACTCAGCGGCGACGTTAACGCATTAACAACCGAAGACAATCTGATAATTTCAAATCCAATAACCAGAAGGATAAACAAAGACTCAGAGCTTGAAAACCTATTTGACGAAGTTTCAGGAAAGAAAAAGGCCAACGTAGTTATTAACCCGGAGATTGAGAGAATCATAAAGGGTGCTGTGGATTACGACTTAAGTTAA
- a CDS encoding adenylyltransferase/cytidyltransferase family protein, with amino-acid sequence MSEKKKIRVVVGGVFDILHVGHIHFLKKAKELGDELIVIVAHDETVKERKGRPPINSMYERAELLKALKMVDEVVIGEPEHISFELVKKLNPDVIALGPDQNFDLCALKEELRKHGIEAEVIRIPYAYKTDVAKTSKIIQKIVEIFCE; translated from the coding sequence ATGAGTGAAAAGAAAAAGATAAGAGTTGTTGTTGGAGGTGTCTTTGATATTCTCCATGTGGGACATATCCACTTTCTGAAAAAAGCGAAAGAGCTGGGAGATGAGCTTATAGTAATAGTAGCTCACGATGAAACGGTAAAAGAAAGAAAAGGCAGACCACCGATAAACTCTATGTACGAAAGGGCTGAGCTCTTAAAGGCGCTCAAGATGGTGGATGAAGTTGTAATTGGGGAACCGGAGCACATAAGCTTCGAACTTGTTAAAAAGCTTAATCCAGATGTTATTGCCTTGGGTCCGGATCAGAACTTCGACTTATGTGCCCTAAAAGAAGAACTCAGAAAGCATGGCATCGAGGCAGAAGTCATTAGAATACCCTACGCATACAAGACAGATGTTGCCAAGACAAGCAAAATAATTCAAAAAATAGTAGAAATATTTTGCGAGTGA
- a CDS encoding RNA-binding protein: protein MKIKHPLSKKEVKKIMEEIARIFGEEVAGKLISKNDQVLVGEFDATTQILFVNGKPRFIRREKLIFPLVITLYEISDKEDLRKWKRRVVVDQGAVPYILNGADVMAPGIVDADEGIKEGDFVFVVEEEYGRPLAIGIALMDGKTMKEKTKGKAVKVIHHAKDKIWELTAV, encoded by the coding sequence ATGAAAATAAAGCATCCATTGAGCAAAAAAGAAGTCAAGAAGATAATGGAAGAAATAGCCAGAATCTTCGGAGAAGAAGTGGCCGGGAAGTTAATATCAAAAAATGATCAAGTTCTGGTGGGTGAGTTTGATGCGACTACCCAGATTCTGTTTGTCAACGGAAAACCTCGCTTTATACGGAGGGAGAAGCTTATATTTCCACTGGTGATAACTCTGTACGAGATTTCCGACAAGGAAGATTTAAGAAAATGGAAGCGTAGAGTTGTTGTCGATCAAGGCGCTGTTCCATACATATTGAATGGCGCCGATGTGATGGCTCCGGGTATAGTTGACGCAGATGAGGGTATAAAAGAGGGCGATTTTGTGTTTGTGGTGGAGGAAGAATACGGTAGGCCGTTGGCAATTGGGATTGCATTGATGGACGGAAAAACCATGAAGGAGAAAACGAAGGGGAAGGCCGTGAAAGTGATACATCACGCAAAAGATAAAATCTGGGAGTTGACTGCGGTATGA
- a CDS encoding DUF4443 domain-containing protein gives MDWKRGAYPEFKIEDVIAVLFLLKTPKGRKQISEELNLGEGTVRTLLKKLSSIELVESQQKGHSLSERGVKIVQEISELFSEPSKVTPLEGFVTYALVVRKPPEFKSIELRDEAIRFFAKGAMILTVQNGEIVFPEDGRPLRETLPGLSKDLKKLPIENGDLVIVTWAENKADALKSLIHVALSLKGELLPEEIKKLVE, from the coding sequence ATGGATTGGAAGCGGGGGGCATATCCGGAGTTTAAAATTGAGGATGTTATTGCCGTACTTTTCTTATTAAAAACACCCAAAGGGCGAAAACAGATTTCTGAAGAGTTGAATCTTGGAGAAGGAACTGTTAGAACCCTTTTAAAGAAACTTTCCTCGATTGAGCTTGTTGAATCTCAGCAAAAGGGACATTCACTGAGTGAGAGGGGTGTTAAAATCGTCCAGGAAATTTCAGAACTGTTCTCGGAGCCTTCAAAGGTGACCCCCCTCGAAGGTTTTGTGACGTATGCACTCGTCGTGAGAAAGCCTCCGGAGTTTAAGAGTATAGAACTTAGAGACGAGGCAATTCGTTTTTTCGCTAAGGGTGCCATGATTTTAACAGTGCAGAACGGTGAGATAGTTTTCCCAGAGGATGGGAGGCCTCTAAGGGAAACCCTCCCTGGACTTTCCAAAGATCTCAAAAAGCTTCCCATTGAAAACGGTGACCTTGTGATTGTTACGTGGGCTGAAAATAAAGCAGATGCTCTGAAAAGTTTAATCCATGTAGCATTGAGCTTAAAAGGGGAATTATTGCCAGAAGAAATCAAAAAGCTCGTTGAGTGA
- a CDS encoding RNA ligase, translated as MVSSHFKSLLLELGIGRKRIEILESKGGIVEDEFEGIRYLRFKDSAGSLRRGTVVFDSHNIILGFPHIKRVVHLENGIKRVFKRKPFYVEEKVDGYNIRVAQIEGRVFAFTRGGFVCPFTTERIEDFINMELFKDYPNLVLCGEMAGPESPYLVEGPPYVKEDIEFFLFDIQEKKTGNSLTVEERLKIAEEYGIPSVEVFGVYDISKIDELKDLIEQLSREKREGIVMKSPDMKKIVKYVTPYANVNDIKIGARIFFDLPHGYFMQRIKRLAFYLAEKRVQYEEFEKYAGALGRALLEPFVESIWDVSAGEEIAEVFTVRVKHIETAYKMVSHFERLGLKIHIEDIEEMPQGYWRITFKRVYPDATREIRELWGGHAFVD; from the coding sequence ATGGTGAGTTCCCATTTCAAAAGTCTTCTTCTTGAGCTTGGTATCGGCAGGAAGCGTATTGAGATACTGGAAAGTAAAGGGGGTATAGTGGAGGATGAGTTCGAGGGAATAAGGTACCTCAGGTTTAAGGATTCTGCCGGAAGCTTAAGAAGGGGGACTGTCGTTTTTGATTCTCACAACATCATACTTGGCTTTCCCCACATAAAGAGGGTAGTTCATCTGGAAAATGGAATAAAGAGGGTATTCAAGAGGAAGCCCTTCTACGTGGAAGAAAAGGTCGATGGGTACAACATAAGGGTTGCTCAAATTGAGGGAAGGGTTTTTGCCTTTACTCGGGGTGGTTTCGTATGTCCATTCACTACTGAGAGAATTGAGGATTTTATCAACATGGAGCTTTTTAAGGATTATCCGAATTTGGTTCTCTGTGGAGAAATGGCAGGGCCAGAAAGCCCGTATCTTGTTGAAGGGCCACCCTATGTGAAAGAGGACATAGAATTCTTTCTTTTTGACATCCAAGAAAAGAAAACCGGGAACTCTCTTACTGTGGAAGAGAGACTTAAAATAGCAGAAGAATACGGAATTCCAAGTGTTGAGGTTTTTGGAGTATATGACATCTCGAAAATTGATGAGCTTAAGGATCTCATAGAGCAGCTAAGCAGGGAAAAGAGAGAAGGAATAGTCATGAAGAGCCCCGATATGAAGAAAATCGTAAAATACGTCACTCCTTACGCTAATGTCAATGATATTAAAATCGGAGCAAGGATTTTCTTCGACCTTCCACATGGATACTTTATGCAGAGGATAAAGCGGCTTGCTTTTTACTTGGCCGAAAAGAGAGTGCAGTATGAGGAATTCGAGAAATATGCAGGGGCTTTGGGGAGGGCCCTTCTGGAACCCTTTGTGGAAAGCATATGGGACGTTAGCGCTGGAGAAGAAATAGCGGAAGTTTTCACTGTAAGAGTAAAGCACATAGAAACGGCCTATAAGATGGTATCCCACTTTGAACGTTTGGGCTTAAAGATTCACATAGAGGACATAGAAGAAATGCCCCAGGGTTACTGGAGGATTACGTTTAAGAGAGTTTACCCGGATGCTACAAGGGAAATTAGGGAGCTTTGGGGCGGACATGCTTTTGTTGACTAG
- a CDS encoding tRNA-binding protein, which yields MWDTSKDYRLLVAEKAVELFLKTIEGAKFKGKWDKKRAVKLAKEMIPELQALRYSYLEPQELIETPQMKELKEKALGIVEALGGEDWYTKFLELADRSEREKVEESIAKVRFFLNTILNLDKRLALGKINDPVIAVDIRVGEVMSAGKHPNADKLLVCNVNIGDRAITVVTNDLTVKEGHRVAVALLPPANFRGITSEGMFLGAGEGVLKDVKGEIGGLPKGIPLEALKETRNLVEAFLKD from the coding sequence ATGTGGGACACGAGTAAGGATTACCGGCTGCTGGTTGCTGAAAAGGCAGTTGAGCTGTTTTTGAAAACCATTGAAGGGGCTAAATTCAAGGGAAAGTGGGACAAAAAGAGGGCAGTAAAATTGGCAAAAGAAATGATTCCCGAGCTCCAGGCGTTGCGCTACTCATATCTGGAACCGCAGGAGTTAATTGAGACGCCTCAGATGAAAGAGCTAAAGGAGAAGGCTCTGGGGATAGTTGAGGCACTGGGTGGTGAGGATTGGTACACCAAGTTTCTCGAGCTGGCTGATAGGAGTGAGAGGGAAAAGGTTGAAGAGAGCATAGCAAAGGTTCGCTTTTTCCTAAACACAATTCTTAACCTTGATAAGAGGCTGGCACTTGGTAAGATAAACGATCCAGTCATTGCAGTAGACATAAGGGTTGGGGAGGTCATGAGTGCCGGTAAGCACCCAAATGCAGATAAGCTTCTCGTATGCAATGTCAACATAGGGGATAGGGCGATTACTGTGGTTACAAACGATTTAACCGTGAAGGAAGGTCACAGAGTTGCTGTGGCACTTTTACCCCCCGCAAACTTCAGAGGAATAACGAGCGAAGGAATGTTCTTGGGAGCGGGAGAAGGCGTTTTAAAGGATGTAAAGGGCGAGATCGGCGGCTTACCAAAGGGAATACCGTTGGAGGCTCTTAAGGAAACAAGAAACTTAGTTGAGGCGTTTTTGAAGGATTGA
- a CDS encoding bifunctional oligoribonuclease/PAP phosphatase NrnA, whose amino-acid sequence MQGKIKLKNFLNNAKEKNYSFLLLCHHNADPDSLGSAIAFSRYLTSLGLKNRIGVAQSVSSYAKRLLNFAQVEKNPAVLEDAVIIFDTSSLEQLEPVKVPDDRYLIIIDHHIEKENPIRAHIKIVDSSRTSTAEIVWELLEYFGFYDEISAKVLLAGIVTDTANFRYANSKTFKTVSKILERFDIQMGEIYNLVAPVSDENIDQAKRMAILKACQRMEIKKVGNYIIAVSKVSAYESLACKIFLQLGADVAIVGSDKKGVRISARAKENLVKRGLHLGKLMEKVGPIIEGSGGGHSGAAGANGKRNLEEAVKFLVKEIEMFLKRLG is encoded by the coding sequence TTGCAGGGCAAAATAAAGCTCAAAAACTTTCTGAATAACGCAAAAGAGAAAAATTATTCTTTTTTGTTGCTGTGCCACCATAACGCCGATCCGGACTCTTTAGGCAGCGCTATAGCTTTCTCCAGGTACCTTACAAGTCTAGGCCTAAAAAACCGAATAGGTGTTGCCCAAAGCGTCTCATCTTATGCAAAACGCCTTCTCAACTTCGCTCAGGTGGAAAAGAATCCAGCCGTTTTGGAGGATGCTGTTATAATCTTTGATACCTCCTCCCTTGAACAGCTGGAGCCTGTTAAAGTTCCGGATGATAGGTATCTAATCATTATCGATCATCACATCGAAAAGGAGAACCCAATAAGGGCCCACATAAAAATCGTTGACTCCTCAAGGACTTCCACTGCAGAGATTGTGTGGGAGCTTCTGGAATACTTTGGCTTTTACGATGAAATCTCTGCAAAAGTTCTTTTAGCAGGGATAGTCACAGACACTGCCAATTTTAGATACGCAAACTCGAAAACCTTCAAAACGGTGTCCAAAATCTTGGAGAGGTTTGATATCCAGATGGGGGAGATATACAATTTGGTTGCTCCAGTGAGTGATGAGAACATAGACCAGGCAAAGAGAATGGCCATATTAAAGGCCTGCCAGAGAATGGAAATCAAAAAAGTCGGCAATTACATAATAGCCGTTTCAAAGGTTTCTGCCTATGAGTCCTTGGCATGCAAAATTTTCCTTCAGCTTGGGGCTGATGTTGCGATTGTTGGAAGCGATAAGAAGGGTGTTAGGATTTCTGCAAGGGCAAAAGAAAACCTTGTCAAGAGGGGTCTTCATTTAGGAAAGCTCATGGAGAAAGTTGGTCCGATTATAGAGGGTTCTGGTGGAGGTCACTCCGGAGCGGCAGGTGCTAACGGGAAGAGAAATCTTGAGGAAGCCGTTAAGTTTTTAGTGAAAGAAATCGAAATGTTTCTAAAGAGGTTGGGGTGA
- a CDS encoding DUF3194 domain-containing protein has protein sequence MKRVFHIGLPELDEEELISLGELAQEEIIEYIFEHLTRSEVKDIEVTTRINREDTLDLEIEVYLEVPIFVKVDVEKLIYEALEKAYEKVEKRLRKIAGQNKAQKLSE, from the coding sequence ATGAAGAGGGTGTTCCACATAGGGCTTCCAGAGCTGGATGAGGAAGAGCTAATATCTCTCGGCGAGTTAGCCCAGGAGGAGATTATAGAGTATATCTTTGAGCATTTAACGAGAAGTGAAGTGAAAGACATAGAAGTGACAACGAGGATAAACCGGGAGGATACCTTGGATTTGGAGATAGAGGTCTATCTTGAGGTGCCAATATTCGTGAAAGTGGACGTGGAAAAGCTGATTTATGAGGCGCTTGAGAAGGCTTATGAAAAAGTTGAAAAAAGGTTGAGGAAAATTGCAGGGCAAAATAAAGCTCAAAAACTTTCTGAATAA
- a CDS encoding prefoldin subunit beta, which yields MQSIPPQVQALLGQLENYQQQLQLVIQQKQRIQVELNDAKKALEEIEKVEDETPIYKTVGTLIVRATKAKALEELKEKVETLEVRLRALERQEQKLNEKIKELTQQIQSSLRGVAG from the coding sequence ATGCAGAGCATTCCACCTCAGGTGCAGGCTTTGTTGGGACAGCTCGAGAATTATCAACAGCAGCTCCAGCTTGTAATCCAGCAGAAGCAGAGAATCCAAGTGGAGCTTAACGATGCTAAAAAAGCCCTTGAGGAGATTGAAAAAGTTGAAGATGAGACTCCAATATACAAGACGGTTGGCACTTTGATAGTCAGGGCAACGAAGGCAAAGGCACTGGAGGAGCTTAAAGAGAAAGTGGAAACTCTGGAGGTTCGCTTAAGGGCTTTGGAGAGGCAGGAACAGAAGCTTAACGAAAAAATCAAAGAGCTCACACAACAAATACAGAGCTCTCTGAGAGGAGTCGCTGGGTGA
- the pcc1 gene encoding KEOPS complex subunit Pcc1: protein MIRGTIEIEFPSNETARVVYESVLFEHKTVPYRRSKMKFSLKGNKVIMEFTAKDNSALRGTLNSYLRWIKVALDVVEL from the coding sequence ATGATAAGAGGCACAATCGAGATTGAATTCCCCAGCAATGAGACAGCAAGAGTTGTTTATGAGAGTGTTCTTTTTGAGCATAAAACTGTTCCCTATAGGAGAAGCAAGATGAAGTTTTCTCTAAAGGGAAACAAGGTTATAATGGAGTTCACTGCGAAGGACAACTCCGCCTTAAGAGGAACCCTTAATTCTTATCTTCGATGGATTAAAGTTGCACTCGATGTAGTCGAGCTTTAG